GGCTTGGAAAGTCTTCTTTCTCAAATATGGTAAAGTTGACACTTTCTGGATGTAAGAACTGCATCCTCTTGCCACCAGTGGGGCAGCTGCCTTCTCTAGAAGAGCTCCATATTGAAGGATTTGATGATGTCGTGGCAGTTAGTTCTGAGTTCTATGGAATTGACCCTTGGATTGAGAAGCCATTTAAATCCCTCGAAAGATTAAAGTTTGAGGGGATGCGAAACTGGCAGGAATGGAATACAGATGTAGCTGGTGCTTTCCCTCATCTTGCAGATCTCCGCATAAGACATTGCCCCAAGTTAACAAATGGCTTGCCTAGTCACCTTCCTTGTTTATTGAGTCTTTATATTCAAGAATGTCCGCAGCTTGTGGTTTCAATTCCAGAGGCTCCCATGCTCGACGTAATCAATGTATCTGAGGGCGATAAAAGACGTATATCTGGGGTATCAGATCTGAAGTGCCTTCAGTTTAGACGAGATCCCCAGCTAAAGGGAATGGAGCAAATGAGTCATTTGGATCCCTCTTCTTTCACTCATATCAAAGTCAAGGAATGTAGTTCATTTAAGCGCTGCCAGCTAGACCTTTTACCCCAGGTATCCACACTTGCCATTCAACGTTGTCTCAATCTCGAATCCCTTTGCATAGGCGAGAGACCTCTCCCTGCTCTCTGTCATCTGACAATCAGTCACTGTCCTAATTTAGTTTCTTTCCCCAAAGGAGGACTAGCTGCCCCAGATTTGACAAGCCTTGTGTTAGAGGGTTGCTTATATTTGAAGTCGTTGCCGGAAAACATGCGTTCCCTCCTCCCTTCCCTACAGGATTTGCAATTGATCTCACTTCCAGAAGTTGATTCGTTTCCTGAAGGAGGTTTACCCTTCAAATTAAACACACTTTACATTGTGGATTGTATCAAACTCAAGGTATGTGGTTTGCAAGCACTCCCTTCTCTTTCATGCTTCAGATTAACTGGGAACGACGTGGAGTCTTTTGAAGAGGAGACGTTGCCCTCTACTCTTACTACCCTCGAAATCAATCGTCTGGAAAACCTGAAATCTCTGGACTACATGGGGCTTTATCACCTCACATCTCTTCAGAGATTGTGTATCTTGGGCTGCCCTAAGCTTGAGTCCATATCAGAACTGGCGCTTCCCTCCTCCCTCCAATACCTTTATCTCAGAAATCTAGAATCTCTGGACTACATGGGGCTTCATCACCTCACATCTCTTACAACCCTTGAAATCAAACGTCTGGGAAACCTGAAGTCTCTGGACTATAAGGGGCTTCATCACCTCACATCTCTTCGGAGATTGAGTATCGAGGGTTGCCATAAGCTTGAGTCCATATCAGAGCAGGTGCTTCCCTCCTCCCTTGGTTACCTTGATCTCAGAAATCTAGAATCTCTGGACTACATGGGGCTTCATCACCTCACATCTCTTCAGGTATTGGATATCGAGGGCTGCCCTAAGCTTGAGTCCATATCAGAGCTGGCGCTTCCCTCCTCCCTTGGATACCTTCATCTCAGAAATCTAGAATCTCTGGACTACAAGGGGCTTCATCACCTCACCTCTCTTGACACATTGAAGATCGATAGTTGCCCTAAACTTGAGATCATATCAGAACAGGTGCTGCCCTCCTCCCTTGAATACCAGGGGCTTCATCACCTCACCTCTCTTAGATATTTGAGTATTGAGAGTTACCCTAAACTTGAGCACATACCAGAACAGGCGCTGCCCCCCTCCCTTGAATGGCTTTATCTCTGTAAACTGGAATCTCTGGATTACATTGGGCTTCATCACCTCACCTCTCTTCACAATTTGAAGATCGGGAGTTGTCCTAAACTTGAATCGTTGCAGGGGCTGCCTTCCTCCCTTGAATTCCTTCAGTTATGGAATCAGCAAGACCGGGACTACAAGGAGCTTCGGCAGCTCACCTCTCTTCGCAAAATGAAGATAAGGAGGAGCCTTAAGCTTGAGTCCTTTCAAGAAGGCACACTTCCCTCCTCCCTTGAAGACCTTGAAATCTGGGATTTGGAAGATCTGGAATATAAGGGGTTTCGGCACCTCACCTCTCTTCGTGAATTACATATCTGTAGTTCTCCTAAGCTCGAGTCCGTGCCAGGAGAGAAGCTGCCCTCCTCCCTTGTATCTCTTCAACTATCAGCTATGATAAATCTGAAATCTGTAATCGGGCTTCAGCACCTCAACTCTCTTTGCAGATTGATTATCTCGGATTGTTCTCAGCTCGAGTCCGTGCCAGGAGAGAAGCTGCCCTCCTCCCTTTTATCTCTTCAAATATTAAGTCTGATAAATCTGAAATCTGTATCGGAGCTTCAGCACCTCACCTCTCTCGACGAATTGATTATCTGGGATTGTCCTGAGCTTGATGAGCTTGAGGACTTGCAAATAGAATGGCTGTCCCACCATAGTGATATTAGACGTTGTCCTAAACTTAATTATGTTAATAGAAAAAGAGAACTGTTGCAGTAGTTAGACGTAGACCATGTATCTAGTTTTGGACCCGCGCTCGGCGGCCGATCGgttatttgtaagaaaaatattattaaataggTTTTACAAtgcatttttaatataaaatatttttcaataacaaaTAGAAATGactcttaatatttaataaaaaaatcaaaattaaaatatttaatctcgcaatataaattatatatttagttgtgtttaacaattatattttctagagttttttttttttttttttttatcaaacaactATATGTGCTgatagaagataaaaaaaaaaaatcatatatccaaTGTTCAatgaagaattgtttttttaaaaaaaaccttggtcAAATTGTATAAATACAGTAATGTCGTGACAATAGACGACATGATTAtcatagaaagaaaagtgaaaaaaaaagaagaagatgaaatatcaattctaaaaaagttaaatgttaaagaatgaaaatgaaaaaacacaaaGGATATTTGATTTCACAACACGGTTCATGCACTAAGTtgtgtttcataattttattttttagaatatattttttatttaatatttaatcaaacaattatCTATgcaaataaaaggtaaaaaaaaatcacaaatgaaaGCAAATTGCATCAAATCATGAaccttaattataaaaaaaactcgatgttgaatgatgaattaagaaaataataattaagaaaaacaaaaaaaatatggattaaCCCTTGTTAATTCGCTAACATTGTGACCATTGGTATATAATTGGATAACCCCatgaaaaaacaagtgaaagaaaaaaatacgaAGACCAActcttagaaaaattaaaatgttgaaagatgaaattaaaaaaattatatattaaaaaatgacttaaaaaaaaatactagagtTCAACTAATGTTAATATTTGAAACTCGTAATTGTAATCATGAGACCAAGACTACCCATGCAtgagtcaaacaaaaaaaaacaaacaacaaaccaAATTTCTCAATAAAAGAATGTCGAGATATGaaactttcaattaaaaaaaacataaaaaaacataaattaattaggGTTAACTTGATAACCTCGTGACCATGGAAACATGATTGAGATTACCGTATTGAAAGGAAAGTGATAGAGAAAAGCACAAAGAACAACTatagcaaaaaataaacatttaagagtgaagttaaaaaaaaaaacttaaaaaatatcaaagtcaaCTGTCATTAATCTTCAAAACTCATGATCATGATGTTGGAACTAGCcatgtaaataacaaaacctaaaaaataacatagcaAAATTCTCAGTAAAAAAGAGTTGAGGCATGAAACTTGTTACACTCGAACATCGCGgcaaccgattaaaaaattaaatctctcgactgaaaaaaaaaaaacaaatatctggCAGTTCTTTGGGGGAAAAGGTCTAGTTTAAGGAATCAACATCTAtcattatggttactaggaaccttaactggtcaacATAGATTCTATGTTACGTGACTAGTTCCACGAAAGGAAGATACTATCACTCTTTAAGCGTTCTTTTAGAGGCAAGCTGCATTactagttttgtcttaaattgctaaaggTTTGTTTGTATTCCATTTTTATTGGTCTACCTATAATATTCTCTTAGTGAATATTTGtctatgaatattttcaactctaGCATTAGTAAATATTGTGTAACCAAAAGGTACTCTATTCTTGACTCTggcacaaaataaataaatctacaagaattaaatttttttaaaataaaaattaattttatttttatttttttcctagtcTGGTCACTGGTTTAAGCCAATTACCAAGCTGAGTTGCAAGTACGCATGACAACGCACACCAAAACAacttaattataattcacttatatagtagcaagtgaattataatttacaGTTACTGTAGCGTGAATTATAACGGAGGAAGGGGGAAGGCAAAGAACTTTACTGATGCTGGCCATGGAGACGCTGGTGAAGGAAGACTGGCCGGTTGCTTTCTCCTcctcttttgtttcttcttattCTCCACTAGCATTCCCTCTTCCCAACTTGTCCTGTGCTTCCTCTGTTCTCCTTCGCATTCATCTGTTCAGGGACGGCTGGTGCAACCACAGACGAGGACGATAGCGATGGAGACGTGATGCTGCTGGCCGAATAGACACTCCCCTTGTTTCTTCTTATCTTCACTTGTTCTggtcgttctttttttttagtctccGGTGTTGGCTTCGTTACCCTAGTCTACGGCTTCGTGTCACCTGTGTTTGTGTCCGTCCTGTCTCTACTAAGAAGAGAAGGTAGCTGCTGTTATGGCTGGTGCGTGGTTGTAGAAATATAAAGAACAACCTTATGTTTGCTgatggagaaagaaaagaacagagaaCAATGTTCACGatggaaagaacaaaaatgaaagaacTCAGAACttaataattaagtttaaagaACAAAGAGCAGAATTCGATGCTTGGTTACTGCCATCCCATGCCCTTTTATtcgtagaaaaagaaaacagaattaCAAAGCAAAGCAAACACTAGAAACGTACCAGCCAACTTCTCCTTTATTTAAGGAGATGTTTACAAGTTTAGTTTGATCCTAGATAAACTtaacaaaagaattcaaaaacaaaacatatccTAATCTAGATAGTAATCTCAGCTAACAACTAGATAATCATGCAGTAGATTACTGTTAAGTAATCCTATTCTAGCTTAGGTACCAAacttcaacactcctccttggTTCCAAAGCTAGTCATTCCAATTCTTGCCCTCAGATCTTCAAACCTGATTTTAGCCAACAGTTTGGTGAAAAAATATGCTAGTTGATCTTCGGAAGTGCAGTAGCATAGTTCCAATTCTCCTTCTTGCTGAAATTGCCTGATTGCatgaaatttgatctttatgTGCTTGGTTCTATCATGGAACAcataatttttagaaatggCTATAGCTGATGTGTTGTCACAAAACAATGTTGTGGGATTTTGTTGATTGCAGTCTAAGTCAGTTAGCATCTTCCTCAGCCATATTAGTTGTTTTGCTGCTACATAAGCAGCTATATATTCAGCCTCTGCCGTAGAATGTGCCACCACCGATTGTTTCTTTGAATTCCAGCAAAACACAATCTTTCCCACAACAAAACAGTAGCCTGAAGTACTCATCATTCCTTCATCACTTCCTCCCCAATCACTGTCTGAAAATCCAACAAGATTGATTGAGTTGGACTTCACAAAATGTATGCCAAAACCTGCAGTCCctctcaaatattttaatactcTCTTAGCTGCTACAAAGTGGTTTTGACTTGGCTCTTGCATGAACCTGAAAAGATAATTCACAACAAATTGAATGTTAGGACGTGTGGCTGTTAAATACAACAAACTCCCAATTAGACTCCTGTAAACTTTCCCATCAGCTTTTGGTGATCCATCCTCTTTCATTAGCTTCTGCCCCTGTATCATAGGAGTGCTTACTGGCTTGCAATTGCTCATTGCAAAATTGTCCAGTATTTTCAAGGAAAAACGTTTTTGACAAAGAAAGTAACCTTGATCAGTTTGAGTTACTtccattcctaaaaaatatgtcAACAAACCAAGTTCATTAATCTCAAACATGTCTTTCATATTGGTTTTGAATTCCTCTACAAGCTGCTCCTTGTCCCCTGTGATTAGCAAATCATCAATATAAACTAATACAATTAGTTTATGTCCATTAGCATGCTTCACATATAAAGTTACCTCATTCATGCTTCTGTTAAATCCCAAGCTTAAAAGATGATTATCCAACCTGCTATACCAAGCTCTAGGAGCTTGTTTCAATCCATACAATGCCTTCTTCAGTAAATAAACCTTGtttgttgaatttgatttttcaaaaccaGCAGGTTGCTCAACATAAATCTCTTCATCTAGCACATCATTCGAAAATGCAGATTTAACATCCAATTGAAATATATACCAACCATTTTGGGCTGCTAAAGAAAACAGGAGCTTCATTGTTTCATGTCTGGAAATTGGAGCAAAAGTTTCTGTGAAGTCGATCCCTGCCGCTTGTGAATATCCTTTCACTACAAGTTTGGCTTTATGCTTGTTGATCTTACCATCtgcatttaattttgttttgaaaatccatTTCACTCCAATTACCTTCTTATGAGTTGGTCTGTCAACTAACATCCATGTTTGATTCTTATCTATCATTGCAAGCTCCTCCTTCATTGCTGCTATCCAAACTTGAGAATTCATAGCTTCTTCAACATCTACAGGTTCTTCCTCAGCTACATTGCACCTGCTATAGATATCTGATAGAGTTCTTGTTCCTCTTACTGGTTGATCATCACTATTTTCTGCAGCATCCCAGTCAGTTTGTTGTTCAATATTCCCAGCAACATCTGTTTGTAGATCAATCATGTTTGCAACATCCAACTCATCTTGTTGCATCTGTTTTGATCCTGCACCTGATGAATTTTTCCAGTCCCAAGTAGCATTTTCTACAACTTTGACATCTCTAGCAACCACAACTTTGTTAGAATTCagatcataaattttataagcCTTAGATGCTGTACTATAGCCTATAAAGATCCCTATATCAGCCTTTTGatcaagttttcttcttctcacttcaggtttcaaaacataacaaataCTTCCAAACACCTTTAAATGATCAATACTGGGTTTAAAACCATACCAGAGTTCATAAGGAGTTTTATCTGCTAAAACTCTTGAAGCCATTCGGTTTATAAGATATGTTGTTGTGTTTACTGCTTCTGCCCATGGCAACTTCTTCTCATAGAGCAAACATCTTGCCATCTCTATCAATGTTCGGTTTCTTCTTTCACTTACACCATTCTGTTGTGGTGTGTAGGGAACAGTCAGCTGGTGTTTAATCCCTTCTTTAGCAAGGTATGCTTCAAATTGTTGAGAGGTATACTCTCCTCCATTGTCAGATCTCAAAGTCTTCAATTTGTTTCCTGTTTCTAGTTCAACT
This DNA window, taken from Populus alba chromosome 17, ASM523922v2, whole genome shotgun sequence, encodes the following:
- the LOC118058083 gene encoding putative disease resistance RPP13-like protein 1, with protein sequence MALELIGGSILSALIEVLVDRLASREVLGFFKSHKLDYGLLEKLNETLNTVNGLLDDAEEKQITKHAVKNWLNDVKHAVYEAEDILEEINYEYLRSKDIDAPRPDSNWVIRYLVPNRRMKEMGAELQRILEKLERLLKHKCDLRHIEGTGGWRPLSEKTTPVVDETHVYGREADKEAIMEHLLTQHNDRRVCAVPIVGMGGIGKTTLAQLIYNDDRVKQCFELKAWVWASQQFDVARIIKDILEKINASTCRSKEPDESLMEALKGKKLLLVLDDAWNIKYNEWYKLLLPLQYVEQGSKIVVTTRDEDVATVTGTVIPSHHLNVISEEDCWKLFARDAFSGVNSGAVSHLEAYGREIVRKCEGLPLAAKTLGGLLHSVGDVKQWEKISNSSMWGSSNENIPPALTLSYYYLPSHLKRCFAYCAIFRKGYEFRKDEVITSWMAQGFLVQPRGVEEMEEIGEKYFDDLVSRSLFQQSTSDSFFSMHDLISDLAEYASGEFCFKLGINESGSGLEGEHSCSLPERTRYLSITSEVEYGRQLRVFRSIHGVQHLRALFPLNFFEEADSEALIDILPNLKRLRMLFLCQPKDISSQLLTSIGNLKHLRYLDLSDTAIERLPESVCTLYYLQSLLLSKCRHLMELPSYISNLKHLRHLDLRGTPIERLPDSVCTLYYLQSLLLGECRHLMELPSNISNLVNLQHLDIEGTNLKQMPPKMGKLTKLQTMQYYIVGKESGSSVKQLCKLSHIRKKLSIRNLRDVANAQDASDADLKGKKKIEELGLKWDGNTDDTLHEREVLERLEPSENVKQLVITGYGGTTFPGWLGKSSFSNMVKLTLSGCKNCILLPPVGQLPSLEELHIEGFDDVVAVSSEFYGIDPWIEKPFKSLERLKFEGMRNWQEWNTDVAGAFPHLADLRIRHCPKLTNGLPSHLPCLLSLYIQECPQLVVSIPEAPMLDVINVSEGDKRRISGVSDLKCLQFRRDPQLKGMEQMSHLDPSSFTHIKVKECSSFKRCQLDLLPQVSTLAIQRCLNLESLCIGERPLPALCHLTISHCPNLVSFPKGGLAAPDLTSLVLEGCLYLKSLPENMRSLLPSLQDLQLISLPEVDSFPEGGLPFKLNTLYIVDCIKLKVCGLQALPSLSCFRLTGNDVESFEEETLPSTLTTLEINRLENLKSLDYMGLYHLTSLQRLCILGCPKLESISELALPSSLQYLYLRNLESLDYMGLHHLTSLTTLEIKRLGNLKSLDYKGLHHLTSLRRLSIEGCHKLESISEQVLPSSLGYLDLRNLESLDYMGLHHLTSLQVLDIEGCPKLESISELALPSSLGYLHLRNLESLDYKGLHHLTSLDTLKIDSCPKLEIISEQVLPSSLEYQGLHHLTSLRYLSIESYPKLEHIPEQALPPSLEWLYLCKLESLDYIGLHHLTSLHNLKIGSCPKLESLQGLPSSLEFLQLWNQQDRDYKELRQLTSLRKMKIRRSLKLESFQEGTLPSSLEDLEIWDLEDLEYKGFRHLTSLRELHICSSPKLESVPGEKLPSSLVSLQLSAMINLKSVIGLQHLNSLCRLIISDCSQLESVPGEKLPSSLLSLQILSLINLKSVSELQHLTSLDELIIWDCPELDELEDLQIEWLSHHSDIRRCPKLNYVNRKRELLQ